The genomic window CGAGCAGCTTCTCCACACCCAGGCAGTACGCCGTCTCGTTGAACAGCGGGGCGAGGTAGTCCATGCGGGTGCAGAACGTCACGCCCTGCGTCCAGGTGCGGAACTCCATGTTCTTCTCGATGCCGGTGTGCAGGTACCCGATGCCCACCCGGCAGTCGTTGACGGTCTCGCCGTCCAGCGTCAGCACCAGCCGCAGCACCCCGTGCGTGGACGGGTGCTGCGGGCCCATGTTGACGACGAGCCGCTCGTCGGAGCCGTCCTCCGCGCCCGCGACGACCCGGTCCCAGTCCTGGCCGTTGACGTCGAAGACACGCCCCTCGGCCGCCTCATCGGCGGCGTACGCGTCGTACTCCGTATATTTCGTGGAACTCATACGTACGACCTCCGCTCATCCGGCGGGGGGATCTCCGCGCCGCGGTACTCGACGGGGATCCCGCCGAGCGGATAGTCCTTGCGCTGCGGGTGCCCCACCCAGTCGTCCGGCATCTCGATGCGGGTGAGCGCCGGATGGCCGTCGAACACGATCCCGAAGAAGTCGTAGGTCTCGCGCTCGTGCCAGTTGTTCGTGGGGTAGACGTCCACCACCGACGGGATGTGCGGGTCGGCGTCGGGGCACGTCACCTCCAGCCGCACGCGGCGGTTGTGGGTGATCGACAGCAGGTGGTAGATGGCGTGCAGTTCGGCGCCCTCGTCCTCGGGGAAGTGGACGCCCGAGACGCCGCTGCACAGCTCGAACCGCAGGTCGGGACGGTCGCGCATCGTCCGGGCGACCGCCGGCAGGTGCTCGCGGCGGACGTGGAACGTCAGCTCGCCCCGGTCCACCACGACGCGCTCGACGGCCGCGCCGAAGTCGGGCAGGGCGGCCTCCAGCGCGTCGGCGACGGCGTCGAACGCACCCGGTTCGGCGGCGCCGTCCGGGCCGCCGTAGGGACGTTCGGACTGCGCCTTCGGCCGCTGCCGGACGACGAGCCGCCCGTAGCCGGACGTGTCCCCGGTCGTCCTCGCGCCGAACATGCCCGTCCGCACGACGGGCTGCTCGCGGCGCTCCTCGGCGGTCTTGGCCGGCAGCCGGTCGGCGGCCTGCTCGGCCTTCTGCTCGGGGTTCTCCGAGGTCATCGCGCCCCTCCCGGCTGACCCAGCAGCGGGAGCTGCCGCCGCTTGGCCTCCTCCAGCTCGCGGACCTGCCGCGCGCGCTGCGGCCCGAGCTTGGTGTTCTGGATCTTGTCGTGCAGCTTGAGGATCGCGTCCAGCAGCATCTCCGGCCGCGGCGGGCAGCCGGGCAGGTAGATGTCGACCGGGACGATGTGGTCCACGCCCTGCACGACCGCGTAGTTGTTGAACATGCCGCCCGACGACGCGCACACGCCCATCGCGATGACCCATTTCGGCTCGGTCATCTGGTCGTAGATCTGCCGGAGCACCGGCGCCATCTTCTGGCTGACCCGGCCCGCGACGATCATCAGGTCGGCCTGCCGGGGCGTCGCGGAGGCGCGTTCCATGCCCCACCGCGAGAAGTCGTGCCGGGGGTCTCCCGCGGCCATCATCTCGATCGCGCAGCACGCGAGACCGAACGTCGCCGGCCACACCGAGCTCTTGCGCGCCCATCCGGCGACCTGCTCGACCGTGGTCAGCAGGAAGCCGCTGGGCAGCTTCTCTTCCAGACCCATCTCAGTCCCACTCCAGACCGCCGCGACGCCAGATGTAGGCGTACGCCACCAGGACGGTTGCGATGAACAACACCATTTCGACCAAACCAAAAATCCCCAGGTGGTCGAAGGCGACCGCCCAGGGATAAAGGAAGATGATCTCGATGTCGAAGACGATGAACAGCATCGCCGTCAGGTAGTACTTGACCGGGAAACGTCCGCCGCCGACCGGCTGGGGGGTCGGCTCGATTCCGCACTCGTAGGCCTCCAGCCGGGCGCGGTTCCACCGCTTCGGCCCGGTCATGGACGCCATCAGCACCGAGCCGGCGGCGAAGAGAAACGCCAGCACTCCCAGCACGATGATCGGAACGTAGAGGTCCACGCCCTACCGCCTCCCCTCGGGTCGTACGACGTTGTACGTGGCGCGCACGGGGCCGCGCGCTCGGACGCGCGGACGCGCCGGGACGGCGAGACCCGCCGTGCGCCCGTGACGCCGGTCACGGGCACGGGTCGCCACCCTAGCCAAGGTGATCAATAGCACTCCCCTCCGGGGGTCAGGTCATGCGAGGCCGTCCGGCCGTCCCGTGCGTCGCCGTCTCGCTCATGCCGCGGGCGCCAGCTTCCGCATCGCGTTGATGACGCGGTCGGCGGCGTCGCCGCCGCGCGGGTCGGTGAGGTTGGCCAGCAGCTTGAGCGTGAACCGCATCAGCGTCGGGTGCGGCAGGCCGTGCGTCGTCAGGAACTTCATCACCCGCGGGTCGCCGATCGCCTGGACGAAGACGCGGGCGAGCGTGAAGTACCCGCCGTGCTCCTCCTTGAGGATGCGCGGGTACTCGTACAGGGTGCGCTCGCGCTGGGCGCGGGTGCGGCGGGCGAGGGCCTGCACCATGATGTCGGCGGCGAGCCGCCCGGACTCCAGCGCGTAGTCGATGCCCTCGCCGTTGAACGGGTTGACCATTCCGCCCGCGTCGCCGACGAGCAGCATCCCGCGCGTGTAGTGCGGCTGCCGGTTGAAGCCCATCGGCAGCGCGGCGCCGCGCGCCGGGGACGTGGCGTGCTCCTCGTCGAACTGCCACTCGGGCGGCATCTGCGCCGTCCAGCCCTTGAGCATGGCGCGGTAGTCGACGCTCTGGAACGCCTTGCTCGTGTTCAGCAGGCCGAGGCCGACGTTGCAGGTGCCGTCCGCGACGGGGAAGACCCAGCCGTAGCCGGGGAGCAGGCGCTGGCCGTCCCAGAGTTCGAGCCACGCCTCCATGTAGTCGTCGGTGTGGCGGGGGCTCTCGTAGTAGCGGCGGATCGCGACGCCCATCGGACGGTCCTCGCGGCGGCGCAGGCCCATCGCCAGCGACAGCCGGGTGGAGTTGCCGTCGGCGGCGACGACGAGCGGGGCGTGGAACTCGACCTCCTCGCCGTCGTACTTGGCGGCGACGCCGACGACGCGGTCGGTGCGGTCGTCCAGGATCGGTCCCGTGACGTTGCAGCCCTGGTAGAGCTTCGCGCCGGCGTGGACGGCGTGCTCGGCGAGCAACCGGTCCAGGTCCATGCGGGTGCGGACGAGCCCGAAGTCGGGGAAGCTCGCGAGTTCGGGCCAGGCCAGCTCGACGCGGGTGCCGCCGCCGTAGATGCGCAGGCCCTTGTTGCGGCTCCAGCCGTCGCCGTTGATGTCGACGCCCATCGAGATCAGGGCGCGGACGGCGCGGGGCGTGAGCCCGTCGCCGCAGATCTTGTCCCGGGGGAACGTCGCCTTCTCCAGCAGGAGCACGTCCAGGCCGGCCTGGGCCAGCCAGTAGGCGGTGGACGATCCGGCGGGTCCTGCCCCGACGACGATCACGTCGGCCTGCCGGGTGGAGTCGGTCACGGCGTTCCTCTTAGTTCGTTCGCTTGTGAAGTACTTCACAAGAATCCGTTGGGGAGTCTATTCCTTCCAGAGCACCGGTGGGTACCTCTGGGTGATGGTGGGTTCGGTTCGGTCCGAAAGTCCGGGAAACGCGCGTCCCGAACCAGGTCAGGACGGGTTCAGCGCGTGATGGAGGGCCGCGACGCCGAACGTCAGGTCGCGCCAGCGGACCTTCGTCCAGCCCGCGTCGGCGAGCAGCGCGGCGAGCGCCGCCTGATCCGGCCACGCGAGCGTCGATTCGGCCAGGTAATGGTAGGAGTCGGGATTGGAGCTGACCCTGGCCAGCAACGGGAGCCCGTACCGAAGGTGCGCCTTGTGGCCCAGCGCGAGCAAGGCGTTCGGCGGGTGACTGACCTCACAGACGAGCAGCCGTCCGCCCGGCCGCGTCACCCGGCGCAGCTCGCGCAGCGCGTGCCCGGTGTCGGCGACGTTGCGCAGCCCGAACGAGATCGTGACGGCGTCGAACGCGCCGTCGGCGAACGGCAGCTTCAGCGCGTCGCCCGCGACGAACCGCAGGTTCGCGACACCGGCCTTGCGGCGGACGCCGACGCGCAGCATCCCGAGCGAGAAGTCGCACGCCACCGTGTGCGCCCCGGCGTTCGCGAACGGCACCGAGGACGTCCCCGTCCCGGCCGCGAGGTCAAGGACGCGCTCGCCCGGCCGCGCGTCCAGCGCCCGGACGACCTCCCGCCGCCACCGGCGGTCCCGCCCCCCGGTCATGAGGGTGTTGAGGAGGTCGTAGCGCTCGGCGGTGTCGTCGAACATCGCCGCCACGTCGGCGGGCTGTTTGTCCAGAGAGGCGCGGGTCATGGCCCCACCCTAGAAGGACGGCCCGCGCCGCCCGGGGGGCAGGGTCAGACGTCTTCCTTGGTGCGCGCGTCGCGGAAGCGGGTGCGCTGGCGGCGGACGCCCGTCTCGACGATCGACGACATCCGGTCGCGCTGGCGCGACAGGAGGACGAAGCTGACCACGCCGCTGATGAGGAGGGACAGCAGGAGCAGCAGGACGCCGCGTGCGCCGACGAGCACGAGGACGCCCGCGGTGGCGAGGAAGATCGCGAACCGCGCCAGGGTGTAGAGCAGTACTGGTCGCATGACAGGTCGAGCGTACCCGCGTGTGCGCGATGGTCGGCGGCGGGGTCGGCGGGCGGGACATTCGCGGCGGGAAAGCGGTCCGGAGACCGAACGTGAGTCATTTTCGATTCTGATCACGGGCGCGCAAGAAAATCTGTCGCCGCGTCCACTCGGCGCGCGGACGATGACGAACCGGTGACCGGGAACCGGATGTGCGGGCGCCGCGTTCTCCCTAAGATCATGGACGGCGGGATCGTCCGGTCCACCGGGTTCGTCGCCCGTCGCCGTCTCGCGGCCCCGGACGAATCGGCGCCCGGCGGGCCGCGACGCGCACGGAACGGCACTGCCGGACGGCACGCGGATTGGCGTTCGCGCCTTTCCGGCCGACGGCCCGGCCCGCCGCCGCGCCGTGACGGGCGAGGCGGGAGAGAATGCCGTTACAGCGGTCATCAAAGTGGCGTTCACCCCTTGTCATCACTCCAGCTCGGAAAACTACATAGCGTGATGTTTTCCGAAAACAAGGGAGAAACCGGTCGTGAACCGCCACACTAGAAACAGTCCACCCGCACCGAGAGCGGGACAAAGGGGGAGAGAAAACGTGGAGAGCACGAGCGAACGGCTGCTGACCCCCGGGGAGGTCGCCGCCCTGTTCCGGGTCGACCCGAAGACGGTCACCCGATGGGCCGCCGCCGGTCGGATCAGCAGTATCCGGACGCCCGGCGGGCACCGCCGCTTCCGGGAGTCCGAGGTGCACGCCCTGCTGCGCGGCGACGAACCCGTCGGCGCGGAACGCTAGGACCCGGGACGGACCCCTGCCGCGCGGCGGAAGGGACGGCCGTCTCCGGATCCGGTCCGGCTCCCGGCGGCACGCCGGTCACTCCTCGGCCCGGCCCGCCTTCCACTCCTCGAACGTGCGCAGCAGGTCGTCGTCCTCGTCCCGCCACCGGCGCCGCTTCTCCTCCAGCTCGGCCTCGGTCAGCGATCCGGCCAGCAGCCGGTCGTAGTCGGGATCACCCGGACCGATCTCCACGTACGCCTGGGCGATGATCCGTCCCTCGGCCGCGTCGTGCCCGGGTTCGGACAGGACGCCGTGGGGAACCCGCAGCGTGCCGTCGGGCAGCCGGATCACGTACATACCCGATCACCTCCGTACCGATCGTCGCGCCGCGTCAGATTCCGTATCTTCGGTTGAAGAACAACATGACCTCAAGGGCCACCCGGATGTTGCCGGCGAGCATATCCACCAGTGCCGGACGCTGCCGGGACGAGATCGCCGCGAACGCGTCCGCGAAGAACTCGCGGCGGCCGAGCGCGTCGCCCTGAAGGTGGAAATCGCTCGCCAGATGCGGGCGGCACAGTTCGTAGAGCGCGCGGAACGCCGGGCCGTCGGACTGCCAGGTGCCCGGCTCGCCGTCGATGTCGTCCAGCGCGTGCCCGACCTCGTGCAGCATCACGTCCGGGGTCGGGGACGGCCGGTCGCCCACGACGATCTTCCCGTCGCCGTACGCGCCCGCGCAGATGTCCCACGTCGCGCGGCCCGACGGCAGCGGACGCCCCGCCAGGTGCCCCATGTCGTCCAGCCGGGGGACGCCGCCCGCGCCGACGTAGATGCCGTCCAGGCCGCCCGCGAGGACCTCTTTCAGGCCGTCCGGCAGCGCCGCGAGGCTGTCGACCGCGCGGATCACCTCGGCCGGCGGCGGCCCCAGCCGCGCGTCCCACTGCCGGTGCAGCACCTGTTCCAGCACGCCGCAGTGGCGGCGTCCGTCGGCGGCGTGCGGCAGGCCCGGCGGGTGCGGCTCGGCGCGGGGCAGCGCGTGGTCCAGTTCGTAGTCGCGCCACCACTCGGCGCGGCGCGGACGCGGCGGGGCGTCGCGCCGGCCGAACCGGGGCCGGGCGGGCTCGGCCGGGGCGTCGGCGGAGCGGGCGTCGGGCGCGGCGCGCAGGTCGTCGTCGCGGCCCGCCTTGCGGAACCTGCCGAAGCGGTCCCGGGGCTGGCTGCCGCGCGGGCGGGGCGTGCGCGGCCCGTCCCGGCGGGCGGCGCCGTCCGCGCTGCCGTCGGCGGCCCGGCCCGCGTCCGCGCCGCCCGGGTCCCGGCCCGTGTCGCGGTTCCCGTCCGGTACGGCCCGGCCGAACTCCCGCCACCGCGTGTCGCGCGGCTTGCGGTGGATGCCTCTGAAGCGCATCGGGCTCCTCGCTCAGGGACCCCCGCGCGACCGCCGGGCGTCCGGGCCTCCGAGGCAGGGTAAGCCACCGCCGACGCCCCGTCACCCCCCGCATGTCACGGGTTACCCTCGCATCATGGCGTATGCGCTGGTCGCCCTGGTCATCGTCGGAGCATGGCTGTTCTGCCTCTTCGACGTCATCACCACCGAAGAGGGGGAGGTGCGTCGGCTGCCCAAGTTCGCTTGGTTCGTCGTGACGCTGTTCGGGTTCCTGCCGGGGGCGCTGCTGTGGCTCGCGTTCGGCCGTCCGCGCGTGCGGCCGCGTGTGCTGACGCCGTCGCTCGGCGGCGGCTACGGGCCCAAGGGTCCGGACGACGACCCGGAGTTCCTGCGCGACCTCGACCGCAGGCTCCGGGGCGACGACTGACCGTCAGGCGTAGGAGTGCATCCCGGAGAACATGTAGTTCACGCCGAAGAAGTTGAACAGCAGCGCCCCGAACGCGATCAGCGACAGGATCGCGGCCTTGCGGCCCTTCCACCCGGCCGTCGCGCGGGCGTGCAGGTAGGCGGCGTAGACGATCCAGGTGACGAAGGACCAGACCTCCTTGGGGTCCCAGCTCCAGTAGCTGCCCCAGGCGTCGTCGGCCCAGATCGCGCCCATGATGATCGCGGCCGTCCAGACCGGGAAGCCGAACATCGTCACGCGCAGCGCGAGCCGGTCCAGGTCCTCGGTGGACGGGACGCGCGACCAGAACCCGCCGGGCGCGTCCACCGCGCGGGCGGCGTCGCGGCGCTCGCGCACCAGGTAGAGGAGCGTCGCGCAGCCCGCGACGGTGAACGCGCCGGTCGCGGTGATCGCGGCGGTGACGTGGATGGCGATCCAGTACGAGTTCAGCGCCGGTGAGACCGGGCCCGCCGAGTCGTACAGCCAGATGTTGGCGACGCCGAGCGCGATGACGGCGGCGAGCGTGACGAACGCGCCGAGGAACCGGGCGTTGAAGCGGACGAGCACGACGAGGAAGGCCGTCATCGCGGCGAACGCGATCGCGGTCAGGAACTCGTACATGTTGCCCCACGGCCAGCGGGACACCGCCAGGCCGCGCGTCACGAGGACGCCGAGGTGGGCGAGCCAGCCGAGCGCGGTCAGCGTCACCGCGAGCCGCGCCCAGTCGGTCCGCCGCGTCGGCTCGGCCGGCGCTTCGGCCGGTTCCTCGGCGGCGGGGGCGCCCGCGCCGACGAGCACCTTCTTCTCCGCGTGCGCCTCGGCCTCGGCGCGGCGGCGGCCGAATCCGAGATCGGCGGCGTAGGACACCATCGCGACGATGTAGAGCACGACGGTCGTCAGCATGAGCTTGTCGCTCAGGTTCGCGAGGTCGGCAGTGTCCACCCCGGTCACTCCTTCGTCTGGGTTTCGGCCGGTTCGGGGGCGCCGCGCAGCGCGGTGACGACGGCGTCGAACTCGGGGGTCGGGTTGCCCAGCGTGAGGCCGCCGACCTCCACCACCGTACGCCCGTCGTCTCCGGCGCTCGCACGGACCCACACCCTGCGGCGCCGGACGGTGAACGACGCGACGAGCCCGGCCACCGCGAGGATCGCGGCGATCAGCGCGGGCAGGCGGCCGGGGTCGCGGTTGACCGAGAGGGTCGTCCACTCCTTGAGGCCGTCGAACGTGACGGTCCCGGCGCCATCGGGGAGCTTGAAGCTCTCGCCCGGCTCCAGCAGCTTTACGCCGCCCTTGATCGGGTTCAGCGTCTTGCCGAGCCCTTCGAGCTTGTACACCGACTGCGGGGTGCCCGAGTCCAGCCCGAGGTCGCCCTTGAACGCGGTGATCGTGATGACCGGGCGCAGCGGCGCCGGGAAGCCCGACACGATCTGCTTCTGGTCCGACGACGCCATCGCGGTCGGCCACAGGATCGCGTAGAAGGCGAGCTGCTCGGGCTGCGCGTCCGGGACCTTGATGACGCCCTCGGACGTGAGGTTGCGCGGCTCCAGCGGCAGGAACGGCACCGAGTCCTGGAAGGCGACCTGGCCCTTGGCGTCCCGGACGGTGAACACCGGCGAGTACCCGTGCCCGAGCAGGTACACCTTCGCGCCGCCGACCTTCAGCGGGTGGTTCAGCTTGAGGTCGTAGGGCTTCTCGGGCGCGGACGGGCTCGTCCGGTACCGGAGCTTCCCGGTGAAGTCGGTGGCCTGGCCGCGCTTGTCGCCCTTCACCTCGTACTTGGCGCGGAAGTCGTCCAGCGTGAGCGAGAAGGGGGCCAGCTCGCTCGTGTCGAAGCGCCGTCCGGGCGAGAACTGGTCGTAGTTGTTGAGGCCGTTCGCGAACGTCTTGCCCTCGGTGAGCAGGATGTTGCCCTTGTAGCCGAACAGGTTCCCGACGCCGAGCGCGAACAGCATCCCGAGCAGCGCGACGTGGAACAGCAGGTTGCCGGTCTCGCCGAGGTAGCCCTTCTCGGCGGCGACGGCGCTCCCGTCCGCGTCCGTCCGGAACCGGCGTCCGCGCAGGACGCCCCGGGCTCGGTCGAGCACCTCGTCGGGGGTCGCGTCCGTCGTGTACGTGGCGGTCTGCGGGAGGCGCGCGAGGTTGCGCGGCGCGGCCGGCGGACGCGCCCGCATCGCCTTGAAGTGGTGCACCGCGCGCGGCACCACGCAGCCCGCCAGCGACACGAACAGCAGGATGTAGATCGCCGCGAACCACGGCGCGGAGAACACGTCGAACAGCGACAGCCGGTCGAAGAACGGCCCGAGCGTGTGGTGGTCGTCCAGGTACTTGGTGACGCGTTCGGGCGCCTGGGGACGCTGCGGCAGCGCCGATCCCGGCACCGCGCCGAGCGCCACGAGGAACAGCAGGATCAGCGCCGTCCGCATCGTGGTGAGCTGCCGCCACGCCCAGCGCAGCCACCCGAGCGGCCCGATCCCCGTCGGCCGCGGCGGCTCGTCCCCCGCCCGCCGCGCGGCCGGACGTTCGAGCCCCGCCTCGGTCTCCGTGTCCGTCATTCACATCACCGGTTCAAAGCCGTTGATCCACGACTTCAGCTCGATCGTCAGGTCGTTCCACACTCCGGTCACCAGCAGGACGCCGATCACCACGAGCATTCCGCCCCCGATCCGCATGACCAGGGGATAGTGCCGTTTCACCGCGCCGAACGCGCCGAGCGCCCGCCGGTAGGCGAGCGCGGCGGCGAGGAACGGCAGGCCGAGGCCCGCGCAGTAGAACAGCGACAGCAGCGCGCCGCGTCCGGCGCTGCCCTCGCTGAACGACAGCGTCTGGACGGCCGCGAGCGTCGGGCCGATGCAGGGCGTCCAGCCGAGCCCGAACAGCACGCCGAGGACGGGCGCGCCCGCCAGGCCCGCCGCCGGGACGCGGCCGGACTTCACCGTACGCTGCAGCCCGGGGACGAAGCCCATGAACGCGAACCCGAACACGATCGTCACGGCGCCGAGCCCGCGGCTGATCGGGTCGGCGTACTCGGCGAGCCAGCGGCCGAGACCGCCCGCGAGCGTCCCCATCGCGACGAACACGGCGCTGAACCCGGCGACGAACAGCGCGACGCCGAGCGTCAGGCGGCCCCGGCGGCGGTCGGCGAGGTCCGCGCCGGTCATGCCGGTCACGTACGACAGATAGCCGGGGACGAGCGGCAGGACGCACGGCGAGGCGAACGAGACGAGCCCGGCCACGGCCGCGAGCGGCGCCGCGGCCAGCAGCGACCCGTCGGAGACCGTCTGCC from Actinomadura rubteroloni includes these protein-coding regions:
- a CDS encoding PLDc N-terminal domain-containing protein; protein product: MAYALVALVIVGAWLFCLFDVITTEEGEVRRLPKFAWFVVTLFGFLPGALLWLAFGRPRVRPRVLTPSLGGGYGPKGPDDDPEFLRDLDRRLRGDD
- the ccsB gene encoding c-type cytochrome biogenesis protein CcsB; amino-acid sequence: MDTADLANLSDKLMLTTVVLYIVAMVSYAADLGFGRRRAEAEAHAEKKVLVGAGAPAAEEPAEAPAEPTRRTDWARLAVTLTALGWLAHLGVLVTRGLAVSRWPWGNMYEFLTAIAFAAMTAFLVVLVRFNARFLGAFVTLAAVIALGVANIWLYDSAGPVSPALNSYWIAIHVTAAITATGAFTVAGCATLLYLVRERRDAARAVDAPGGFWSRVPSTEDLDRLALRVTMFGFPVWTAAIIMGAIWADDAWGSYWSWDPKEVWSFVTWIVYAAYLHARATAGWKGRKAAILSLIAFGALLFNFFGVNYMFSGMHSYA
- a CDS encoding demethylmenaquinone methyltransferase, whose amino-acid sequence is MTRASLDKQPADVAAMFDDTAERYDLLNTLMTGGRDRRWRREVVRALDARPGERVLDLAAGTGTSSVPFANAGAHTVACDFSLGMLRVGVRRKAGVANLRFVAGDALKLPFADGAFDAVTISFGLRNVADTGHALRELRRVTRPGGRLLVCEVSHPPNALLALGHKAHLRYGLPLLARVSSNPDSYHYLAESTLAWPDQAALAALLADAGWTKVRWRDLTFGVAALHHALNPS
- a CDS encoding BldC family transcriptional regulator, yielding MESTSERLLTPGEVAALFRVDPKTVTRWAAAGRISSIRTPGGHRRFRESEVHALLRGDEPVGAER
- a CDS encoding NADH-quinone oxidoreductase subunit A, which gives rise to MDLYVPIIVLGVLAFLFAAGSVLMASMTGPKRWNRARLEAYECGIEPTPQPVGGGRFPVKYYLTAMLFIVFDIEIIFLYPWAVAFDHLGIFGLVEMVLFIATVLVAYAYIWRRGGLEWD
- the resB gene encoding cytochrome c biogenesis protein ResB, whose protein sequence is MTDTETEAGLERPAARRAGDEPPRPTGIGPLGWLRWAWRQLTTMRTALILLFLVALGAVPGSALPQRPQAPERVTKYLDDHHTLGPFFDRLSLFDVFSAPWFAAIYILLFVSLAGCVVPRAVHHFKAMRARPPAAPRNLARLPQTATYTTDATPDEVLDRARGVLRGRRFRTDADGSAVAAEKGYLGETGNLLFHVALLGMLFALGVGNLFGYKGNILLTEGKTFANGLNNYDQFSPGRRFDTSELAPFSLTLDDFRAKYEVKGDKRGQATDFTGKLRYRTSPSAPEKPYDLKLNHPLKVGGAKVYLLGHGYSPVFTVRDAKGQVAFQDSVPFLPLEPRNLTSEGVIKVPDAQPEQLAFYAILWPTAMASSDQKQIVSGFPAPLRPVITITAFKGDLGLDSGTPQSVYKLEGLGKTLNPIKGGVKLLEPGESFKLPDGAGTVTFDGLKEWTTLSVNRDPGRLPALIAAILAVAGLVASFTVRRRRVWVRASAGDDGRTVVEVGGLTLGNPTPEFDAVVTALRGAPEPAETQTKE
- a CDS encoding DUF4229 domain-containing protein, with protein sequence MRPVLLYTLARFAIFLATAGVLVLVGARGVLLLLLSLLISGVVSFVLLSRQRDRMSSIVETGVRRQRTRFRDARTKEDV
- a CDS encoding NADH-quinone oxidoreductase subunit C — protein: MTSENPEQKAEQAADRLPAKTAEERREQPVVRTGMFGARTTGDTSGYGRLVVRQRPKAQSERPYGGPDGAAEPGAFDAVADALEAALPDFGAAVERVVVDRGELTFHVRREHLPAVARTMRDRPDLRFELCSGVSGVHFPEDEGAELHAIYHLLSITHNRRVRLEVTCPDADPHIPSVVDVYPTNNWHERETYDFFGIVFDGHPALTRIEMPDDWVGHPQRKDYPLGGIPVEYRGAEIPPPDERRSYV
- a CDS encoding geranylgeranyl reductase family protein — protein: MTDSTRQADVIVVGAGPAGSSTAYWLAQAGLDVLLLEKATFPRDKICGDGLTPRAVRALISMGVDINGDGWSRNKGLRIYGGGTRVELAWPELASFPDFGLVRTRMDLDRLLAEHAVHAGAKLYQGCNVTGPILDDRTDRVVGVAAKYDGEEVEFHAPLVVAADGNSTRLSLAMGLRRREDRPMGVAIRRYYESPRHTDDYMEAWLELWDGQRLLPGYGWVFPVADGTCNVGLGLLNTSKAFQSVDYRAMLKGWTAQMPPEWQFDEEHATSPARGAALPMGFNRQPHYTRGMLLVGDAGGMVNPFNGEGIDYALESGRLAADIMVQALARRTRAQRERTLYEYPRILKEEHGGYFTLARVFVQAIGDPRVMKFLTTHGLPHPTLMRFTLKLLANLTDPRGGDAADRVINAMRKLAPAA
- a CDS encoding cytochrome c biogenesis CcdA family protein; protein product: MSVGQTVSDGSLLAAAPLAAVAGLVSFASPCVLPLVPGYLSYVTGMTGADLADRRRGRLTLGVALFVAGFSAVFVAMGTLAGGLGRWLAEYADPISRGLGAVTIVFGFAFMGFVPGLQRTVKSGRVPAAGLAGAPVLGVLFGLGWTPCIGPTLAAVQTLSFSEGSAGRGALLSLFYCAGLGLPFLAAALAYRRALGAFGAVKRHYPLVMRIGGGMLVVIGVLLVTGVWNDLTIELKSWINGFEPVM
- a CDS encoding NuoB/complex I 20 kDa subunit family protein; protein product: MGLEEKLPSGFLLTTVEQVAGWARKSSVWPATFGLACCAIEMMAAGDPRHDFSRWGMERASATPRQADLMIVAGRVSQKMAPVLRQIYDQMTEPKWVIAMGVCASSGGMFNNYAVVQGVDHIVPVDIYLPGCPPRPEMLLDAILKLHDKIQNTKLGPQRARQVRELEEAKRRQLPLLGQPGGAR